From Halapricum desulfuricans, a single genomic window includes:
- a CDS encoding universal stress protein — translation MYDRILVPVDGSECGRAAARYGFAFAAATGATVDIVHVVDTTVPTIGGRMTDPERQDHGEAIVESAAEHSQAFDCPVETHVREGAPRSEIVASADELGADLIVMGRQGTHNLRERLLGGVTEHVVRHADQPVLVVPLGTDVTAASISKLLVPTDGSEAATAAVGPATELAAAFDAEIAVFTAVDVQAAGGSFSAGGVSEEFIERLKSEGGETAETFADAIRDGQPGLSVETIVRRGSAHEEIASCATEIDADLIVMASHGRTGLKRHLLGSVADRVLRVAETPVLIATRPKA, via the coding sequence ATGTACGACCGGATTCTCGTGCCCGTCGACGGCAGCGAGTGTGGGCGTGCCGCGGCGAGATACGGCTTCGCGTTCGCGGCGGCAACCGGCGCAACGGTCGATATCGTCCACGTGGTCGACACGACGGTACCGACCATCGGCGGCCGAATGACAGACCCCGAACGCCAGGACCACGGCGAGGCGATCGTCGAGTCGGCGGCCGAACACAGCCAGGCGTTCGACTGCCCCGTCGAGACGCACGTTCGAGAGGGTGCCCCGAGAAGCGAAATTGTCGCGAGCGCGGACGAGCTCGGCGCTGACCTGATCGTCATGGGGCGGCAAGGGACGCACAATCTCCGCGAGCGGTTGCTCGGCGGCGTCACCGAGCACGTCGTCCGCCACGCCGACCAGCCGGTATTGGTCGTTCCGCTCGGGACTGACGTGACGGCGGCCTCGATCTCGAAGCTGCTCGTCCCGACGGACGGCAGCGAGGCGGCCACGGCGGCCGTCGGTCCGGCGACGGAACTCGCGGCGGCCTTCGACGCGGAGATAGCCGTGTTCACGGCAGTCGACGTACAGGCGGCTGGCGGTAGTTTCAGCGCCGGCGGCGTCTCCGAGGAGTTCATCGAACGGCTGAAATCCGAGGGTGGGGAAACCGCCGAGACGTTCGCCGATGCGATCCGTGACGGCCAGCCCGGCCTGTCCGTCGAAACGATCGTTCGGCGGGGGAGCGCCCACGAGGAGATCGCGAGTTGCGCTACCGAGATCGATGCCGATCTGATCGTCATGGCCTCACACGGCCGGACGGGACTCAAGCGACACCTCCTGGGGAGCGTCGCTGACAGAGTGTTGCGGGTCGCCGAGACGCCGGTCCTGATAGCCACCCGGCCCAAAGCGTGA
- a CDS encoding nuclear transport factor 2 family protein, with amino-acid sequence MDNRVEIARTYYRTLDDHDYETLRSLLSPEFVQHRPDMTLESRERFVTFMREERPQTDTSHPIDTVYENSAGLAVEGRLLADDGTQIAAFVDVLTFEGDLIGQIRTYTA; translated from the coding sequence ATGGACAACCGGGTAGAAATCGCGCGGACGTACTATCGCACGCTGGACGACCACGACTACGAGACGCTCCGCTCGCTCCTGTCGCCGGAGTTCGTCCAGCACCGACCCGATATGACCCTTGAGAGCCGCGAGCGGTTTGTGACGTTTATGCGCGAGGAGCGGCCACAGACGGACACGAGTCACCCGATCGACACCGTCTACGAGAACAGCGCGGGCCTCGCAGTCGAAGGGCGACTGCTCGCCGATGACGGAACACAGATTGCGGCCTTCGTCGACGTGTTGACCTTCGAGGGCGACCTGATCGGGCAGATCCGAACATATACCGCGTGA
- a CDS encoding peroxiredoxin family protein, whose protein sequence is MVTPGEKAPTFELPAVVDGGLERRALSDVLGEEVVVLMFYPADFNPACDRDGSDVGELDVFTMQKDVTVLAVSPDSVYSHRKFAEEYDLKMPLLSDTRRTVAERYDVVDDRDEGYLLKRAVFVIDLEGRVQYRWESNGPHELPEVEPIRVTTEAIGGDSTALSRYRVGHAHYVEGRRAFTSAMGAFSDHEWMLARGDFEQARGEFEEAAEEFDTAYRFSETAVLDEPFDRAGSKANSLWQAADWLATAADEFASGNGQEGESYRSDAEAPLEAARDLDEPIDPDDIVDEDGEILLEPEADDSIIEEIRDQQRQEGEEPAGGVDLEVEEVTIEDDDDSETRGLETDAERRAREYGGKGVEMGQTGGAKAGQIADAVGNVDAESEDGDEQSTESESSDVTDEEVAEIAAELEDEESTESVDGH, encoded by the coding sequence ATGGTCACTCCGGGGGAAAAGGCACCGACGTTCGAGCTACCGGCAGTGGTGGATGGAGGCCTCGAGCGGCGTGCTCTCTCGGACGTGCTCGGCGAGGAGGTCGTCGTGCTCATGTTCTATCCGGCGGATTTCAATCCCGCATGCGACCGGGACGGCTCGGACGTCGGCGAACTCGACGTGTTCACGATGCAAAAAGACGTGACCGTCCTCGCGGTGTCACCGGACAGCGTCTACAGCCACCGGAAGTTCGCCGAGGAGTACGATCTGAAGATGCCGCTACTGAGCGACACGCGACGGACGGTCGCGGAACGCTACGACGTGGTCGACGACCGCGATGAGGGATATCTGCTCAAGCGCGCCGTCTTCGTGATCGACCTCGAGGGGCGAGTCCAGTATCGCTGGGAGAGTAACGGTCCCCACGAGCTGCCGGAGGTCGAGCCGATCCGGGTGACGACCGAGGCGATCGGTGGCGACTCGACGGCGCTGTCCCGGTATCGGGTCGGACACGCACACTACGTCGAGGGGCGGCGCGCGTTCACCAGCGCAATGGGTGCCTTCAGCGACCACGAGTGGATGCTCGCGAGGGGCGACTTCGAACAGGCACGCGGGGAGTTCGAGGAAGCCGCCGAGGAGTTCGACACCGCCTACCGGTTCAGCGAGACGGCCGTGCTGGACGAGCCGTTCGATCGCGCCGGGAGCAAGGCCAACTCGCTCTGGCAGGCGGCCGACTGGCTGGCGACCGCCGCCGACGAGTTCGCGAGCGGGAACGGACAGGAGGGCGAATCCTACCGCTCGGACGCCGAGGCGCCGCTTGAGGCGGCACGTGACCTCGACGAGCCGATCGACCCTGACGATATCGTCGACGAGGACGGCGAGATCCTGCTCGAGCCGGAAGCGGACGACTCGATTATCGAGGAGATCCGCGACCAGCAGCGCCAGGAGGGTGAGGAACCGGCGGGCGGTGTGGATCTCGAAGTCGAGGAAGTGACGATCGAAGACGACGATGACAGCGAGACGCGCGGGCTAGAGACCGACGCCGAACGTCGCGCCCGTGAGTACGGCGGAAAGGGCGTCGAGATGGGCCAAACCGGCGGCGCGAAAGCGGGACAAATCGCGGACGCCGTCGGCAATGTCGACGCGGAGAGCGAGGACGGTGACGAACAGTCCACAGAGTCCGAATCGTCGGATGTCACTGACGAGGAAGTCGCCGAAATCGCCGCCGAACTCGAAGACGAAGAGTCGACAGAATCTGTCGACGGACACTAG
- a CDS encoding DUF367 family protein, which translates to MELHVRYEGDDDPEKCSARKLARFDLAELHRSTRATPPGVVLNPFAERALSPADADHERLVALDCSWETAQREAFDLDGVHRALPFLVAANPVNYGTPFQLNTVEAFAGALVILDEREHAERILSKFSWGHTFLELNEEPLRRYRDCEDSTEVLDVQDDYLAEGE; encoded by the coding sequence GTGGAATTACACGTCCGCTACGAGGGCGACGACGACCCCGAGAAGTGTAGCGCCCGCAAACTCGCGCGCTTCGATCTCGCGGAGCTACACCGATCGACCCGAGCCACTCCCCCGGGTGTCGTCCTCAATCCCTTCGCCGAGCGGGCGCTGTCGCCCGCCGACGCCGACCACGAGCGACTGGTCGCCCTCGACTGCTCGTGGGAAACCGCCCAGCGGGAGGCGTTCGATCTCGACGGCGTCCACCGGGCGCTCCCGTTTCTGGTCGCCGCCAACCCCGTCAACTACGGCACACCCTTCCAGCTCAACACGGTCGAGGCGTTCGCCGGCGCGCTGGTGATTCTCGACGAACGCGAGCACGCCGAGCGGATCCTCTCGAAGTTCTCCTGGGGACATACCTTCCTCGAACTCAACGAGGAACCGCTCCGGCGCTATCGCGACTGCGAGGACTCGACCGAGGTACTCGACGTTCAGGACGATTATCTCGCCGAGGGTGAGTGA
- a CDS encoding cytochrome ubiquinol oxidase subunit I, whose translation MFAPVQSLLDAGFALSLLDGPAIQLSPEIASRAQFGWTISVHILFAALSIGLAPFIVYFTWKEVRTDDERFTRLRSFWVKVFAAGFVMGTVTGIPMSFQFGTNFPQFSSVAGEMIGGPLAFEAKMAFFLEAVFLGVLLFGRDRVSDRTYVLSSFLVGFGAWLSGFWILVVNSWMQTPQGYEMVMRNGMEVARLTDPIAAFFNPRMTWMYVHMINASVISVALLVAGVSAYIVWKKRDADAWGTALKIAVLILLVSAPLQAIHGDAYARHVEDTQPQKFAAMEGHYETGTADLHLFAIPTDPDAFMRPSEENLFTISLPRVGSFLASGGDFDAVVTGLDEYEQNPPVPLVFWSFRLMVGLGFLFIGLALWGGYLMYRDRLTDSDWYLKAMIAASPLGYAALLTGWYVTEIGRQPWVIQDVLKTDNAVSPTLTGTEATLTLVAFLVIYTGLVLSALYILRWLIEDELRDLGVTESKGHWYGPLPGVSDDD comes from the coding sequence ATGTTTGCACCTGTACAATCACTCCTTGATGCGGGATTTGCCCTGTCGTTGCTCGACGGACCGGCAATACAGCTGTCGCCCGAAATCGCGAGCCGGGCGCAGTTCGGGTGGACCATCAGCGTCCACATCCTCTTTGCCGCCCTGTCGATCGGCCTCGCGCCGTTCATCGTCTATTTCACCTGGAAAGAGGTCCGAACCGACGACGAGCGGTTCACGCGGCTGCGCTCGTTTTGGGTGAAGGTGTTCGCGGCAGGCTTCGTAATGGGTACAGTCACGGGAATCCCGATGAGCTTCCAGTTCGGGACGAACTTCCCGCAGTTCTCTTCGGTGGCCGGCGAGATGATCGGCGGTCCGCTGGCCTTCGAGGCCAAGATGGCCTTCTTCCTCGAGGCCGTCTTCCTCGGCGTCCTGCTGTTCGGCCGTGATCGAGTCAGCGATCGCACATATGTCCTTTCGTCGTTTCTGGTCGGCTTCGGTGCCTGGCTGTCTGGCTTCTGGATTCTGGTCGTCAACTCCTGGATGCAGACCCCCCAGGGCTACGAGATGGTGATGCGAAACGGGATGGAGGTCGCGAGACTGACCGACCCTATCGCCGCGTTCTTCAACCCCCGGATGACCTGGATGTACGTCCACATGATCAACGCGTCGGTGATTTCGGTCGCGCTGCTGGTCGCCGGCGTCTCCGCGTACATCGTCTGGAAGAAACGCGACGCGGACGCTTGGGGCACGGCGCTGAAGATCGCGGTGCTCATCCTGCTCGTCTCGGCACCGCTACAGGCGATCCACGGTGACGCCTACGCTCGCCACGTTGAGGATACCCAGCCCCAGAAGTTCGCGGCCATGGAGGGGCATTACGAGACGGGCACCGCTGATCTCCACCTCTTTGCAATCCCGACAGATCCTGATGCGTTCATGCGGCCGAGCGAGGAAAATCTCTTCACGATAAGCTTGCCGCGGGTCGGGTCGTTCCTCGCCAGCGGCGGTGATTTCGACGCGGTCGTGACTGGACTGGACGAATACGAACAGAACCCGCCAGTCCCGCTCGTGTTCTGGTCGTTCCGGCTCATGGTCGGGCTCGGATTCCTGTTTATCGGGCTCGCACTGTGGGGTGGCTATCTCATGTACCGTGATCGACTGACCGACAGCGATTGGTACTTGAAGGCGATGATCGCGGCGTCGCCGCTGGGGTACGCCGCCTTGCTCACGGGTTGGTATGTCACTGAGATCGGCCGCCAGCCGTGGGTGATACAGGACGTGCTCAAGACGGACAACGCGGTCTCCCCGACGCTAACGGGGACGGAAGCGACGCTGACGCTCGTCGCTTTCCTCGTCATCTACACGGGACTGGTCCTGTCGGCGCTGTACATCCTCCGGTGGCTCATCGAGGACGAACTCCGCGACCTGGGTGTCACGGAATCGAAGGGGCACTGGTACGGTCCGCTCCCGGGGGTGAGCGACGATGACTGA
- a CDS encoding cytochrome d ubiquinol oxidase subunit II produces the protein MTDWLPVDSYLVESLPEIWFGAVMFALTMYIVLDGFDFGIGMLYATRDNDHERETLLSAFGPVWDANEVWVIAFGTMTLAAFPDVYSRLLSDHYFLAIGFVLALLFRGLGPELREQRDDEQWKRYSDYSFIGGSLLSPLLFGMLAGRWVFDAATLSLPALLTGVGLVAVSVVTGAAFLAAKTSPTLAEDISAYGIIATLAYLGGVVVLLATVVITDAGGHAGTILSVPAAAIVGLSVVAGLGGIILAGRGEYRAWLASALALPTLLSLLVALLLYPTIYPPTGLTIQEAVVSPLALNLTTVLGFPVLLIVLWYFKFLYGVFSGPIEGDGYGA, from the coding sequence ATGACTGACTGGCTGCCCGTCGACTCGTATCTCGTCGAGTCGCTGCCCGAGATCTGGTTCGGTGCCGTCATGTTCGCGCTGACGATGTACATCGTCCTCGACGGGTTCGACTTCGGGATCGGGATGCTGTACGCGACCCGGGACAACGACCACGAGAGGGAGACGCTGCTGTCGGCGTTCGGACCGGTCTGGGACGCAAACGAGGTGTGGGTGATCGCCTTCGGGACGATGACGCTCGCGGCGTTCCCCGACGTCTACTCCCGGCTGCTGTCCGATCATTACTTCCTCGCGATCGGGTTCGTCCTTGCGTTGCTGTTCCGCGGGCTCGGCCCGGAACTGCGCGAACAACGCGACGACGAACAATGGAAGCGCTACTCCGATTACTCGTTCATCGGCGGGAGCCTGCTCTCCCCGCTTCTGTTCGGCATGCTCGCCGGCCGCTGGGTGTTCGACGCGGCGACGCTGTCGCTGCCGGCGCTGCTGACGGGGGTTGGCCTGGTCGCCGTCTCGGTCGTCACCGGTGCGGCGTTTCTGGCGGCCAAGACCTCGCCGACGCTGGCCGAGGACATTAGCGCCTACGGTATCATCGCGACGCTCGCGTATCTCGGCGGCGTCGTCGTGTTGCTGGCGACCGTCGTCATAACTGACGCCGGCGGTCACGCCGGGACGATCCTCTCGGTGCCCGCAGCGGCCATCGTCGGGCTCTCGGTCGTCGCCGGACTGGGTGGCATCATCCTGGCCGGCCGCGGGGAGTACCGCGCCTGGCTGGCCAGTGCCCTGGCGCTTCCCACGCTGTTGAGTCTCCTCGTTGCCCTGCTGTTGTACCCGACGATCTACCCGCCGACCGGGCTGACGATCCAGGAGGCCGTCGTCTCCCCGCTCGCGCTCAACCTCACGACTGTCCTCGGATTCCCGGTCCTGCTGATCGTGCTGTGGTACTTCAAGTTCCTCTACGGCGTGTTCAGCGGTCCGATCGAGGGCGACGGCTACGGGGCCTGA
- a CDS encoding stage II sporulation protein M — MQLIRPSRTVRSLVGINLGLFLGGVSAGLILGVPDQGMSVSDPSYYSVESLNFVNILWNNAQVTVLLFLTSLTLLWIIGAFLLVLNGYVLGTTILAARATGCSWLLIAMTTLPHGAIEVFAFALSSAVGVVLPLQIINYLRGINDRLISRESNVETATYLALSFVLIVVAAWIEATVSLSIAA, encoded by the coding sequence ATGCAACTGATACGCCCCTCTCGTACTGTTAGGTCTCTTGTCGGAATCAACCTGGGTTTGTTCCTTGGCGGAGTATCAGCCGGATTGATCCTTGGCGTTCCTGACCAGGGAATGTCGGTATCCGACCCATCGTACTACTCTGTCGAGAGTCTAAACTTTGTTAACATCCTTTGGAACAACGCGCAGGTGACAGTATTGCTATTTCTGACGAGCTTGACGCTGCTCTGGATTATCGGTGCATTCTTACTCGTCCTAAACGGCTACGTACTCGGCACGACGATCCTCGCCGCGCGAGCGACGGGTTGCTCTTGGCTACTCATCGCTATGACTACGCTTCCACACGGGGCTATCGAGGTATTTGCCTTCGCGCTATCGAGTGCTGTCGGGGTGGTACTGCCACTCCAAATTATCAACTATCTCCGTGGCATAAATGACCGGCTCATCTCCCGCGAGAGCAACGTGGAGACTGCGACATATCTGGCTCTCTCTTTCGTTCTTATCGTCGTCGCTGCGTGGATAGAGGCGACTGTCTCGCTCTCGATAGCGGCCTAA
- a CDS encoding stage II sporulation protein M has product MFPLSPRRSLANNAKPLVLSIGTTTLGAITGVALVLTGTAKGGPETASIQQTTQQLQLGHLLVTNTSVLTVLALGGLLIGIPTLIVLFQNGLVIGLLAGTAAGTGELGTFFALTLPHAVFELPAFWMAGCVGLKVPVGLGAYLLKRRDTPLCQRDIVQMAVLLIVAFSLVVIAAAVESQITAQIARLRAQGAVLSI; this is encoded by the coding sequence ATGTTTCCCTTGTCCCCACGACGATCGCTCGCGAACAACGCGAAACCGCTCGTTCTTTCAATCGGTACGACCACACTTGGAGCTATCACCGGCGTCGCTCTCGTACTCACCGGCACAGCGAAAGGGGGTCCGGAGACAGCATCGATACAGCAGACCACCCAGCAGCTTCAACTGGGGCACCTTCTCGTCACAAATACGAGCGTCCTGACAGTGCTGGCACTCGGAGGACTTCTGATCGGGATTCCGACGCTTATCGTCTTGTTTCAGAACGGGCTCGTGATCGGATTGCTTGCAGGGACTGCTGCCGGCACCGGGGAGCTAGGTACATTCTTCGCGTTGACACTTCCACACGCCGTGTTTGAACTCCCAGCGTTCTGGATGGCCGGGTGCGTTGGTCTGAAAGTGCCAGTTGGTCTAGGTGCGTATTTGCTGAAACGGCGTGATACTCCCCTCTGTCAGCGCGATATCGTCCAGATGGCAGTCCTTCTCATTGTCGCGTTCAGCCTGGTTGTCATTGCAGCCGCCGTCGAGAGTCAAATCACCGCACAGATCGCTAGACTGAGAGCACAAGGGGCGGTTTTAAGTATATGA
- a CDS encoding Yip1 family protein, which translates to MLSVIRDPALFYQEQATDRLSGPILTVLIAAVTNVLATVILLASSWSTIAEASTYVTTAYVLSIFFGIGSVVGSWVLYSAAFHAVSAVFGGEGSFRRTLTYTGWGFVPIAVSGLIHAGLIFLRVREAIFPDSAQQLGPFVQQLTSGPLFTMASLLGIVFTIWSGVIWTFAMRDARALSLRYAAATVALPLGIWITWRLYSVLSPLL; encoded by the coding sequence ATGCTCAGTGTCATCAGGGATCCGGCGCTGTTCTATCAGGAACAAGCAACCGATCGGTTGAGTGGCCCCATTTTGACCGTTCTCATCGCGGCAGTCACGAACGTACTTGCTACTGTGATCCTGCTGGCTTCCTCGTGGTCGACTATCGCCGAAGCCAGTACATATGTTACCACCGCATACGTGCTCAGCATTTTCTTTGGTATTGGCAGCGTCGTGGGATCGTGGGTACTGTATTCGGCAGCGTTTCACGCTGTCTCGGCGGTGTTCGGCGGCGAGGGAAGCTTTCGGCGGACTCTAACGTACACCGGTTGGGGGTTCGTCCCAATCGCCGTTAGTGGCCTCATCCACGCCGGCCTGATATTCCTGCGCGTTCGTGAGGCCATATTTCCCGACTCAGCACAACAACTCGGGCCGTTCGTCCAGCAATTAACAAGTGGGCCGCTATTCACAATGGCGTCGCTTCTCGGCATCGTATTCACGATCTGGAGCGGTGTAATATGGACGTTCGCGATGCGTGATGCGCGCGCTCTTTCGCTTCGGTATGCTGCGGCAACCGTTGCGCTCCCGCTCGGCATCTGGATCACCTGGCGGTTGTATTCTGTCCTTTCACCGCTGCTCTAA
- a CDS encoding Tm-1-like ATP-binding domain-containing protein: MSVVIVGTLDTKGEEIGFARDVLRSQGVDVHVIDTGVMGDPEIDPDTTASAVAEAADTTIEHLREDAERGEAMEAMGEGAAAIVQRMHDDGELSGVLGLGGSGNTSIATTAMRALPVGVPKVMVSTMASGDTEPYVGAKDVMMLYSVADIEGLNQLSRKVIANAALAMVGMVTNEPDVAVEDRPTIGITMFGVTTPCVQTAREYLEERGYETIVFHATGTGGRAMEDLIRQGVIDGVLDVTTTEWADELVGGVLNAGPERLDAAAETGTPQVVSTGALDMVNFGPRDSVPAEFEDRHFHIHNPQVTLMRTTPEENAELGEIIAEKLSAATGPTALYLPLSGVSMIDVEGEDFHDPEADQALFEALRENLAESVELVEMETDINDEAFALAMAETLDEYMRDAGIGPEE; the protein is encoded by the coding sequence ATGAGCGTCGTCATCGTCGGTACGCTCGATACGAAAGGCGAGGAGATCGGCTTCGCCCGGGACGTCCTCCGCTCGCAGGGCGTCGACGTGCACGTGATCGACACGGGCGTGATGGGCGACCCGGAGATCGACCCGGACACCACCGCGAGCGCGGTCGCAGAGGCGGCCGATACCACCATAGAGCACCTCCGCGAGGACGCCGAGCGCGGCGAGGCGATGGAAGCGATGGGCGAGGGCGCGGCCGCGATCGTCCAGCGGATGCACGACGACGGCGAACTCTCGGGGGTGCTCGGACTCGGCGGGTCGGGCAACACCTCGATCGCGACCACCGCGATGCGCGCGCTGCCGGTCGGCGTCCCCAAGGTGATGGTCTCGACGATGGCCTCCGGCGACACCGAGCCCTACGTCGGCGCGAAGGACGTGATGATGCTGTACTCGGTGGCCGACATCGAGGGACTCAACCAGCTCTCCCGGAAGGTGATCGCCAACGCGGCGCTGGCGATGGTCGGGATGGTCACGAACGAGCCCGACGTCGCTGTCGAGGACCGACCGACGATCGGGATCACGATGTTCGGCGTCACCACGCCCTGCGTCCAGACGGCCCGCGAGTATCTCGAAGAGCGGGGCTACGAGACGATCGTCTTTCACGCGACCGGGACCGGCGGCAGGGCAATGGAGGACCTGATACGGCAGGGCGTCATCGACGGCGTGCTGGACGTGACGACGACCGAGTGGGCCGACGAACTCGTCGGGGGCGTGCTCAACGCCGGGCCGGAGCGGCTCGACGCCGCCGCTGAGACGGGAACGCCGCAGGTCGTCTCGACGGGCGCGCTGGACATGGTCAACTTCGGGCCGCGCGACTCCGTGCCCGCGGAGTTCGAGGACAGACACTTCCACATCCACAACCCGCAGGTGACGCTGATGCGGACCACACCCGAGGAGAACGCCGAACTCGGGGAGATCATCGCCGAGAAGCTCTCGGCGGCGACCGGCCCGACCGCGCTGTACCTGCCGCTTTCGGGCGTCTCGATGATCGACGTCGAAGGTGAGGACTTCCACGATCCCGAGGCCGATCAGGCGTTGTTCGAGGCGCTCAGAGAGAACCTGGCGGAGTCGGTCGAGCTGGTCGAGATGGAGACCGATATCAACGACGAGGCGTTCGCGCTGGCGATGGCCGAGACGTTGGACGAGTATATGCGCGACGCCGGCATCGGACCCGAAGAGTAG
- a CDS encoding cupin domain-containing protein, with product MPDHEYFVEPDDVESQLFDWGVLKWLSTPDVTGGERFSAGVVKLEPGKGHERHTHPDSDEILFVIRGEGEQEVADQTREISAGEMVFVPEGVEHGTVNTGWEPLLLLAVYAPPGPEEVLRDLPECEIVPPGELPTPENVEERA from the coding sequence ATGCCCGACCACGAGTACTTCGTCGAACCCGACGACGTCGAGAGTCAGCTGTTCGACTGGGGCGTCCTGAAGTGGCTGAGCACGCCGGACGTGACGGGCGGCGAGCGATTCAGCGCGGGGGTCGTCAAACTGGAGCCGGGGAAGGGCCACGAACGCCACACACACCCCGACAGCGACGAGATCCTCTTCGTCATCCGGGGCGAGGGCGAGCAGGAAGTCGCCGATCAGACGCGTGAGATCTCGGCCGGCGAGATGGTGTTCGTCCCCGAAGGCGTCGAACACGGCACCGTCAACACCGGCTGGGAACCGCTGTTGTTGCTCGCGGTCTACGCGCCGCCGGGCCCCGAAGAGGTACTTCGAGACCTTCCGGAGTGTGAGATCGTTCCGCCGGGAGAACTGCCGACGCCCGAGAACGTGGAGGAGCGAGCATGA
- a CDS encoding phosphoenolpyruvate hydrolase family protein codes for MEFTRQESLDRLQETVSNGDPIIGAGAGTGISAKFAERGGVDLLIIYNSGRYRMNGRGSLAGLLPYGDANEIVVEMGHEVIPVVEDTPVLAGVNGTDPFRQMDVFIEDLKRRGFSGVQNFPTVGLIDEDSGFRQNLEETGMGYDKEIDMIQEAAEQDMLTCPYVFSEEQAREMAEAGADVIVSHMGLTTSGDIGAETALDLEAAAERVQAHHDAAKEVNDDVMVICHGGPIAWPDDAEYVLENTEGVVGFFGASSIERLPTEEAIENQAREFKEIDL; via the coding sequence ATGGAGTTCACACGTCAGGAGTCGCTAGACCGACTTCAGGAGACGGTATCGAACGGCGACCCGATCATCGGCGCAGGCGCGGGGACGGGTATCTCGGCGAAGTTCGCCGAGCGCGGCGGCGTCGACCTGCTGATAATCTACAACTCCGGGCGCTACCGGATGAACGGTCGAGGATCGTTAGCGGGGCTGTTGCCCTACGGTGACGCCAACGAGATCGTCGTCGAGATGGGCCACGAGGTCATCCCGGTCGTCGAGGACACGCCCGTGCTCGCGGGCGTCAACGGGACCGACCCGTTCCGACAGATGGATGTCTTCATCGAGGACCTCAAGCGGCGCGGGTTCTCGGGCGTCCAGAACTTTCCAACTGTGGGCCTCATCGACGAGGACAGCGGGTTCAGACAGAACCTCGAAGAGACGGGGATGGGCTACGACAAGGAGATCGACATGATCCAGGAGGCCGCCGAGCAGGACATGCTCACCTGCCCGTACGTCTTCAGCGAGGAGCAGGCCCGCGAGATGGCCGAAGCGGGCGCGGACGTGATCGTCTCGCACATGGGCCTGACAACCTCGGGAGACATCGGCGCCGAGACCGCGCTGGACCTCGAAGCCGCTGCCGAGCGCGTCCAGGCCCACCACGACGCCGCCAAAGAAGTGAACGACGACGTCATGGTGATCTGTCACGGCGGCCCGATTGCCTGGCCCGACGACGCCGAATACGTGCTGGAGAACACCGAGGGCGTCGTCGGGTTCTTCGGCGCCTCCAGCATCGAGCGCCTCCCGACGGAGGAGGCCATCGAGAACCAGGCCCGCGAGTTCAAGGAGATCGACCTCTGA
- a CDS encoding LURP-one-related/scramblase family protein, translating into MSQREEYTIEGIDLSDDRYTVVQSLVRNKYRAEDARGNVVLRGKQKLLKMKEEFPFVDGDGNAVFTVKAGSIIDVAGDYILTDAQTGEDIVILDNDYSILQDTWRIRDARDERKLAEINSRGAAVTLARNIVPFGGWIPHKYEITDVDGNHVGNISGQFSLKDTYDITIDDASDVPREPIIAAAMVIDAIQGN; encoded by the coding sequence ATGAGCCAGCGTGAGGAGTACACGATCGAAGGAATCGACCTCTCGGACGACCGGTACACAGTCGTGCAGTCGCTCGTGCGCAACAAGTACCGCGCGGAGGACGCCCGCGGGAACGTCGTGTTGCGCGGCAAGCAGAAACTGCTCAAGATGAAAGAGGAGTTCCCGTTCGTCGATGGCGACGGGAACGCGGTGTTCACCGTCAAGGCAGGGTCCATTATCGACGTGGCCGGTGACTACATCCTCACGGACGCACAGACCGGGGAGGACATCGTCATCCTGGACAACGACTACTCGATCCTCCAGGACACCTGGCGGATTCGCGACGCGCGCGACGAGCGGAAACTCGCCGAGATCAACTCCCGGGGCGCAGCGGTCACGCTCGCGCGGAACATCGTTCCGTTCGGCGGCTGGATCCCCCACAAGTACGAGATTACGGACGTCGACGGGAATCACGTCGGGAACATCTCGGGACAGTTCTCGCTGAAAGACACCTACGACATCACGATCGACGACGCCAGCGACGTGCCCAGGGAACCGATCATCGCCGCCGCGATGGTCATCGATGCGATCCAGGGTAACTGA